In Fusarium falciforme chromosome 9, complete sequence, the following are encoded in one genomic region:
- a CDS encoding AB hydrolase-1 domain-containing protein — protein MSFNPDQLVLPRPRGDVALPQPPISGPSEETFTKTFGALLPPAKFLNTATGKAAYYELLPSSPGDDSSTPSRVLLIHGVQTPALGMLPLARELHTSFPNAHLVLVDLWGHGLSDTPIVPHEAGLFHQLLDDLLDQLEWPSAHLVGYSFGGALTAGYVASRPSRVQSFTLVAPAGLLRFTDFSAEEQGYLRGGDEAAAREWVVEWLEGGELTVPADWEKRVEKGEVVAEAVKEWQMRKHPGHTASVVAIELGSRLWRS, from the exons ATGTCCTTCAACCCGGACCAACTCGTTCTCCCACGCCCTAGAGGGGATGTGGCATTACCGCAACCACCAATTTCCGGCCCATCTGAGGAAACCTTCACCAAGACTTTTGGTGCACTTCTCCCACCCGCCAAGTTTCTCAACACGGCCACAGGAAAAGCTGCATACTATGAGTTACTTCCCTCGTCGCCCGGTGATGATTCAAGCACGCCTAGCCGTGTGCTTCTTATTCATGGCGTGCAGACCCCGGCTCTTGGCATGCTGCCACTCGCACGGGAGCTCCATACATCATTCCCAAACGCACATCTCGTACTTGTCGACCTCTGGGGCCACGGTCTGAGCGACACACCTATTGTCCCACACGAAGCAGGACTATTTCACCAATTGCTTGATGATCTACTTGACCAGCTAGAGTGGCCTTCAGCCCATCTTGTGGGGTATTCCTTTGGCGGAGCACTTACAGCTGGATACGTTGCGTCGCGGCCATCGCGAGTGCAGAGTTTCACGCTTGTTGCCCCGGCTGGCCTCCTTCGCTTTACCGATTTCTCGGCCGAGGAGCAGGGCTACTTACGCGGCGGTGACGAAGCCGCAGCAAGGGAGTGGGTGGTCGAGTGGCTGGAAGGCGGCGAGTTGACTGTGCCAGCGGACTGGGAGAAGCGCGTTGAGAAGGGTGAAGTTGTTGCCGAAGCCGTCAAGGAGTGGCAGATGCGCAAGCATCCTGGGCATACCGCTTCTGTTGTTGCCATC GAACTGGGATCCCGGCTCTGGCGGTCCTAG